The Thalassophryne amazonica chromosome 13, fThaAma1.1, whole genome shotgun sequence genome window below encodes:
- the zgc:153981 gene encoding dual specificity protein phosphatase family protein codes for MSRSNQLQDLALIKELELILDSCTVDLTPVDEVWPNLYIGNIGVAQNRATLCKLGITHVLNAAHSKQGSIGDQRFYGNACIYCGIPADDSDHYDLSQYFKPAADFIHQALKSKDGKVLVHCIVGMSRSATLVLAYLMLRQHLSLSDAVRHVTQKRAIYPNRNFLSLLLKLDGQLARKRRLCPLL; via the exons ATGTCAAGGAGCAACCAGCTACAGGACCTGGCGCTGATTAAGGAACTGGAACTCATCTTGGATTCCTGCACAGTGGATCTCACGCCGGTGGACGAGGTTTGGCCTAACCTGTACATCGGCAACAT agGTGTAGCACAGAACAGGGCTACATTATGTAAGCTCGGCATCACTCACGTCCTGAATGCAGCACACTCCAAGCAAGGCAGCATCGGTGACCAGAGGTTTTACGGCAATGCCTGCATTTACTGCGGCATCCCAGCAGATGATTCAGACCATTATGACCTCAGTCAGTACTTTAAACCTGCAGCTGACTTTATACATCAAGCACTGAAAAGCAAAGACG GAAAAGTGCTGGTGCACTGCATCGTGGGAATGAGTCGATCGGCCACTTTGGTCCTGGCGTACTTGATGCTGCGACAGCATCTGTCACTTTCTGATGCTGTCAGGCATGTCACTCAAAAACGAGCCATCTATCCCAACAGGAACTTTCTGTCCCTCCTCCTTAAACTTGATGGACAGTTGGCACGCAAGAGGAGGTTGTGTCCTCTTCTCTGA
- the si:ch211-223p8.8 gene encoding dual specificity protein phosphatase 13A family protein, giving the protein MSERKSFGPVSDTRVDAQQPERTITGDADPEDDDEKCRCATEDPEGMNSMWESLSVKDLEEILHSAPPSCHHGDEVWPNLYLGDMYMSRDKFGLWQLGVSHVLNAAHSKLCCDDFYGTTVKYYGVPANDLPTFDLTPYFDPAAQFIHQALTSGGKVFVHCAVGVSRSAALVLAYLMIHHHFSLLHAIRCVQQKRWIFPNRGFLQQLINLEQRLQAKRPMRPK; this is encoded by the exons ATGAGTGAGAGAAAGTCGTTCGGTCCTGTGTCAGACACAAGAGTTGATGCACAACAACCTGAGCGGACAATCACAGGTGACGCAGACCCAGAAGACGATGATGAAAAGTGCAGATGTGCTACAGAGGATCCAGAAGGGATGAATTCCATGTGGGAGAGTTTGTCTGTAAAGGACCTGGAGGAGATTTTGCATTCAGCACCACCCTCCTGTCACCATGGAGATGAAGTATGGCCAAACCTCTACCTGGGAGACAT GTACATGTCTCGTGACAAGTTCGGCCTCTGGCAGCTGGGCGtgtctcacgtcctgaacgcagCTCACAGTAAACTGTGCTGTGATGATTTTTACGGAACAACAGTGAAATACTACGGAGTTCCAGCCAATGACTTGCCCACCTTTGACCTTACCCCTTACTTCGACCCTGCTGCTCAGTTCATTCACCAGGCTTTGACATCTGGAG GAAAGGTGTTCGTACACTGTGCTGTGGGTGTGAGTCGCTCAGCTGCTCTGGTGCTTGCCTACCTAATGATTCATCACCATTTCAGTCTGCTACACGCGATACGCTGCGTGCAACAGAAACGCTGGATTTTCCCAAATAGAGGCTTCCTGCAGCAGCTTATTAATCTGGAGCAAAGGCTGCAGGCCAAACGGCCAATGAGGCCAAAATAA